In Tenacibaculum sp. MAR_2010_89, the sequence AGATTTTGTTGGAATTGAAGGAGAATTATTTAAAACAAAAGTAGGAGAGATTACTGTTCGAGTTAAAAACTTTAAGTTACTAAGTAAATCATTAAAACCTTTACCTATTCCAAAAGAAAAAGACGGAGTAGTATATGATGCTTTTACTGATCCTGAAATGCGTTATCGTCAACGTTATGCAGATTTGGTAGTAAACTCACATGTAAAAGAAGTTTTTGTTAAGCGTACAAAATTGTTTACTGCTATGCGTAACTTCTTTAATGAAGCTGGTTATTTTGAAGTTGAAACTCCTGTTTTACAACCAATTCCTGGAGGTGCTGCAGCAAGGCCTTTCATTACACATCATAATGCATTAGATGTTCCGTTATATATGCGTATTGCTAATGAACTTTATTTAAAACGTTTAATCGTTGGTGGTTTTGATGGTGTATATGAGTTTTCTAAAAACTTCCGTAATGAAGGAATGGATAGAACTCACAATCCTGAATTTACTGCCATGGAAATCTATGTAGCTTATAAAGATTACAATTGGATGATGGAATTTACTGAGAAGTTATTAGAATATTGTGCAATTGCAGTAAACGGAACAACTGAAGCTACCTTTGGTGAGCACAAAGTTGACTTTAAAGCTCCTTATGCTCGTGTTACCATGGCTGACTCTATCAAACATTTTACTGGTTTTGATATCACTAACAAAACTGAAGATGAAATAAGAACTGCAGCTAAAGGCATGGGTATTGAAGTTGATGACACCATGGGTAAAGGAAAATTAATTGATGAAATTTTCGGAGAAAAATGTGAAGGAAATTACATTCAACCAACTTACATTACTGATTATCCAAAAGAAATGTCTCCTCTTTGTAAAGAGCATAGAGAAAACCCAGAATTAACTGAGCGTTTTGAATTAATGGTTTGTGGTAAAGAAATTGCCAATGCATATTCAGAATTAAATGACCCTATAGATCAACGTGAGCGTTTTGAACATCAATTAAAGCTAGCTCAAAAAGGAGATGATGAAGCTACTGAGTTTATTGATGAAGATTTTTTACGTGCTTTAGAATATGGTATGCCTCCAACATCTGGTTTAGGTATTGGTATGGATAGATTAATAATGTTCTTAACTAACAATCAATCTATACAAGAAGTATTATTTTTCCCTCAAATGAGACCAGAAAAGAAAGCTCCTTCTATAGAGTTGAACGATGAAGAAAAAACAGTTTTAGCA encodes:
- the lysS gene encoding lysine--tRNA ligase; this translates as MQLSEQEVVRREKLGRLRELGINPYPADLFPVNHNSKQIKADFSEEKQVIVAGRLMAINVQGKASFAQLQDAEGRVQVYFNRDEICPGEDKTLYNDVFKKLLDLGDFVGIEGELFKTKVGEITVRVKNFKLLSKSLKPLPIPKEKDGVVYDAFTDPEMRYRQRYADLVVNSHVKEVFVKRTKLFTAMRNFFNEAGYFEVETPVLQPIPGGAAARPFITHHNALDVPLYMRIANELYLKRLIVGGFDGVYEFSKNFRNEGMDRTHNPEFTAMEIYVAYKDYNWMMEFTEKLLEYCAIAVNGTTEATFGEHKVDFKAPYARVTMADSIKHFTGFDITNKTEDEIRTAAKGMGIEVDDTMGKGKLIDEIFGEKCEGNYIQPTYITDYPKEMSPLCKEHRENPELTERFELMVCGKEIANAYSELNDPIDQRERFEHQLKLAQKGDDEATEFIDEDFLRALEYGMPPTSGLGIGMDRLIMFLTNNQSIQEVLFFPQMRPEKKAPSIELNDEEKTVLAIIEKVEKIDLNELKTQSGLSNKKWDKTIKGLTKNKLAKVEKTDEGLFVEAL